A region from the Gemmatimonadota bacterium genome encodes:
- a CDS encoding M14 family zinc carboxypeptidase has product MRGRGGLLVVLSALAGCERPERFQPPPPETSPEELVTLHEAVRVAGLDDRRFDHARYWSGVTPYLGGTVQAAVVGTSAEGRDIRLLRYGRGAVPVLLWSQMHGDESTASMALADIVRFFHEQPEHPLARRIAEGATVYMVPMLNPDGAERFRRRNAQGIDVNRDARRLQTPEGRLLKALNDSLSPAFGFNLHDQNAAVRVGDSDRGVAIALLTPAFDSARSVDDKRRRAMQVASVVLTAMRPLVDDHIAKYDDTFNPRAFGDLIGAWGASTVLIESGAWRDDPQKQHLRRTNFVGILSALDAIATGSYAHYDPSLYDALDFNGRRVPDLLAAGGTLAVPGLPPLQTDLLIQYELPLLQDSAVVVDIGDMGEEEAQDTLDLTGLFVIPLPEMRDARGGVDTGAPAWFEVAEDAGGQRVRFRFEGRRPANLPS; this is encoded by the coding sequence ATGAGAGGACGCGGCGGTCTTCTGGTGGTGCTGTCCGCGCTGGCCGGGTGCGAGCGTCCCGAACGGTTCCAGCCGCCGCCACCCGAAACCTCGCCGGAAGAGCTGGTCACGCTGCATGAAGCAGTACGGGTGGCCGGCCTGGACGATCGGCGCTTCGACCACGCGCGCTACTGGTCCGGCGTGACCCCCTACCTCGGAGGCACGGTGCAGGCAGCGGTCGTCGGCACGAGCGCCGAGGGCCGGGACATCCGTCTGCTGCGCTACGGGCGGGGAGCTGTCCCCGTGCTGCTCTGGTCGCAGATGCATGGAGACGAGAGCACCGCCTCCATGGCGCTGGCCGACATCGTGCGCTTCTTCCATGAGCAACCGGAGCATCCCTTGGCGCGCCGCATCGCGGAAGGGGCCACCGTGTACATGGTACCCATGCTGAACCCCGACGGCGCCGAGCGCTTCCGGCGCCGCAACGCCCAGGGCATCGACGTGAACCGGGACGCGCGTCGCTTGCAGACGCCGGAGGGTCGGCTGCTCAAGGCGCTCAACGACTCGCTGAGCCCCGCCTTCGGCTTCAACCTGCACGACCAGAACGCGGCCGTACGTGTCGGAGATTCCGACCGAGGCGTGGCCATCGCGCTGTTGACGCCGGCGTTCGATTCCGCCCGCAGCGTCGACGACAAGCGGCGGCGCGCCATGCAGGTGGCTTCCGTGGTGCTCACGGCCATGCGCCCCCTGGTGGACGACCACATCGCCAAGTACGACGATACGTTCAACCCGCGTGCCTTCGGCGACCTCATCGGCGCCTGGGGTGCCAGCACGGTGTTGATCGAGTCGGGCGCCTGGCGGGACGACCCCCAGAAGCAGCACCTCCGTCGCACCAACTTCGTCGGGATCCTCTCCGCGTTGGACGCGATCGCCACAGGCTCGTACGCGCACTACGACCCCAGCCTGTACGACGCGCTCGACTTCAACGGGCGGCGCGTACCGGACCTGCTGGCGGCAGGCGGCACCCTGGCGGTCCCCGGCTTGCCCCCGCTCCAGACCGACCTGCTGATCCAGTACGAGCTGCCCCTGCTCCAGGACAGCGCCGTGGTGGTCGATATCGGTGACATGGGTGAGGAGGAGGCACAGGACACGCTGGACCTGACCGGCCTGTTCGTGATCCCCCTCCCCGAGATGCGCGATGCTCGGGGCGGAGTCGACACCGGCGCGCCGGCCTGGTTCGAGGTGGCCGAAGACGCCGGGGGCCAGCGGGTGCGCTTCAGGTTCGAGGGCCGCAGGCCAGCGAACCTCCCCTCCTGA
- a CDS encoding PKD domain-containing protein: protein MKRMTAAFRPALALAITLVAAACDKSATGVDPEPVAPTAPTVATMAVTGSGTVYLRATLAANVTDVDGDIADVTIDWGDGTTFTVANGFDAIKLDHDFPAAGKTYTVTLTARDAGNLRTTSTKSLKIDPAPRACFDVKVIGVCYQTHPNYKGADLVFTAFDNKITSITLSTTKNDIETFVPVAGIVGQAKVRLTAGFSGSRGKSSIRLRVYSCTLFTICSSEIYDKTLKW, encoded by the coding sequence ATGAAGCGCATGACCGCCGCCTTCCGCCCCGCGCTCGCGCTCGCGATCACGCTCGTCGCCGCCGCCTGCGACAAGAGCGCCACCGGCGTGGATCCCGAGCCCGTGGCGCCCACGGCCCCCACCGTCGCCACCATGGCCGTCACCGGATCGGGGACGGTCTACCTCCGTGCCACGCTGGCCGCCAACGTCACGGACGTCGATGGCGACATCGCCGACGTCACGATCGATTGGGGCGACGGCACCACCTTCACCGTCGCCAACGGCTTCGATGCCATCAAGTTGGACCACGACTTCCCCGCGGCCGGCAAGACGTACACGGTGACCCTGACCGCGCGCGACGCCGGCAACCTCAGGACTACGTCCACGAAGTCGTTGAAGATCGATCCGGCCCCCCGCGCCTGCTTCGACGTCAAGGTCATCGGGGTCTGCTACCAGACGCATCCCAACTACAAGGGCGCGGACCTGGTCTTCACCGCCTTCGACAACAAGATCACCTCGATCACGCTCTCGACCACCAAGAACGACATCGAGACCTTCGTGCCGGTGGCGGGCATCGTCGGGCAGGCCAAGGTGCGCCTGACGGCAGGGTTCTCGGGTAGCCGCGGAAAGAGCTCGATCCGGCTGCGCGTCTACTCCTGCACGCTCTTCACCATCTGCAGCTCCGAGATCTACGACAAAACCCTGAAGTGGTAG